One genomic region from Marinifilum sp. JC120 encodes:
- a CDS encoding HD-GYP domain-containing protein, translated as MTKLKDGEYLVDVDLLRPGVYIKLVGVPWYRHPFLTSSFRIKDFEQIETLQSLEIAKVICVPDKGLVAPLKAKKKKSSPPPAKLHSTPVPDALFKEKKERMEKLKEKKKSVARAEQKYSLSVQQVEKLMRSISRGNMQFFEEAETFSKNLSRYFLSDYEALMHVLNLQMDKSDTVYYHSMNVTVLSLILGRSIELDEDEMHILALGGLFHDIGKSKIEKKILHKKGKLTKLEAELLRKHPFYGVDILSGCDNYPPEAMEIVYEHHERCCGGGYPKGLEREGIGKLAKILAIADFYDSLINKHDPTLSLTPYQALSYMFSKRASYFEPDYLSAFIQCMGIYPPGTVVVINEEMIGMVISVNLSKPLLPSVVIYDPQIPKKEALILGLEDEPEYSITNSINPAKLAPEVFDYLSPRSRMIYFVDPEFLEPKKE; from the coding sequence ATGACCAAGCTCAAAGACGGTGAATATCTGGTCGATGTAGACCTGTTGAGGCCCGGAGTTTATATAAAGCTCGTGGGTGTGCCGTGGTACCGACATCCATTTTTGACCAGCAGTTTTAGGATTAAGGATTTCGAGCAAATTGAAACTTTGCAATCTTTGGAGATTGCCAAGGTTATTTGTGTCCCGGACAAAGGCTTGGTTGCGCCATTGAAAGCTAAAAAGAAGAAGTCAAGTCCGCCTCCCGCCAAGCTTCACTCTACTCCTGTTCCTGACGCTTTGTTCAAAGAGAAGAAAGAGCGGATGGAAAAGCTTAAGGAGAAGAAAAAGTCAGTTGCCCGTGCAGAGCAGAAGTATTCCTTGTCGGTACAGCAGGTTGAAAAACTCATGCGTTCCATTTCTAGAGGGAACATGCAGTTTTTTGAAGAAGCAGAGACATTTTCGAAAAATTTAAGTCGTTACTTTTTAAGTGATTATGAAGCTCTTATGCATGTTTTGAATTTGCAAATGGATAAGAGCGACACAGTGTACTATCACTCCATGAACGTTACGGTATTATCCTTGATCTTGGGAAGATCGATAGAGTTGGACGAAGATGAGATGCATATTCTCGCACTGGGAGGTCTTTTTCACGATATAGGCAAGTCAAAGATTGAAAAGAAGATTTTGCATAAAAAGGGAAAGCTTACAAAGTTAGAAGCGGAGCTCTTGCGCAAGCATCCTTTTTACGGTGTGGATATTCTTTCAGGGTGTGACAATTACCCTCCAGAGGCAATGGAGATTGTGTATGAGCACCATGAACGCTGTTGTGGAGGAGGATATCCCAAAGGATTGGAAAGAGAGGGAATAGGAAAACTGGCTAAGATTCTGGCTATTGCTGACTTTTATGATAGCCTCATAAACAAACATGATCCGACTTTGTCTCTGACCCCATATCAGGCATTGTCGTATATGTTTTCCAAGAGGGCCAGTTATTTTGAACCTGATTACCTGTCTGCATTTATACAATGTATGGGTATTTACCCCCCGGGAACAGTCGTTGTTATCAATGAAGAAATGATTGGGATGGTTATTTCTGTAAATCTTTCCAAACCATTGCTTCCCAGTGTTGTCATATATGATCCACAAATTCCAAAGAAAGAGGCTCTTATTCTTGGTCTGGAAGATGAGCCTGAATATTCAATTACCAATTCTATTAATCCTGCTAAGCTTGCGCCTGAAGTTTTCGATTATCTGTCGCCGCGCAGCAGGATGATTTATTTTGTGGATCCTGAATTTTTAGAGCCAAAGAAGGAATGA
- a CDS encoding response regulator produces MIDKVSFLGKRGVRMYRILLVDDDESWHMIFNKMSTERLHVSCCSGGSEALALLKKSGPFHVIVSDYEMPEMNGVEFLAKVKEVSPSTVRVFMSGKADLSVAIEAVNDCDIFRILTKPCTLKTLKKTLRDALEFHRLSNVESHMTSKMTRGIIRMVSDIAAMHNPGLNSRTARILPLVKSLSRKLGDPDSWSTEVAAVLSSIGFIFLPDPLLEKIETGDVFGSVDYGLFIQHTEYSSKLLSRLPHFEDVCTKLSLQEAHYMAEGSDGGFSIDEIPLGARILKVVSDYDRLKSGGRGAGEALAMMKLRTDRYDPKVVKALGHILGSEAQYHIREVYPLGLTEGMELAEDVYGVVKGKKMKFLSKEQVLDSRIIDYIHRNAENIVDITKKITIKERNIF; encoded by the coding sequence ATGATAGACAAGGTGTCTTTTTTGGGAAAAAGGGGAGTTCGTATGTATAGGATTCTTTTGGTCGATGACGATGAATCGTGGCATATGATTTTTAATAAAATGTCAACTGAAAGACTTCATGTTTCGTGTTGTTCTGGTGGGTCTGAGGCGCTTGCTCTTTTGAAGAAAAGCGGCCCTTTTCATGTTATTGTGTCCGATTATGAAATGCCGGAAATGAACGGAGTGGAGTTTTTAGCCAAAGTCAAAGAGGTTTCTCCATCTACAGTAAGAGTTTTTATGAGCGGAAAAGCTGACCTTTCTGTGGCTATTGAGGCTGTAAATGATTGTGATATTTTTAGAATTTTGACCAAACCTTGTACGCTCAAAACATTGAAGAAGACCTTGCGGGATGCTTTAGAGTTTCATCGGTTGTCAAATGTTGAGTCACATATGACCAGCAAAATGACTCGAGGTATTATCCGGATGGTCAGTGATATTGCGGCTATGCATAACCCCGGTTTGAACAGCCGAACTGCCAGGATTTTGCCGCTGGTAAAGTCTTTGAGCAGAAAATTAGGGGATCCTGATTCATGGAGTACTGAGGTTGCAGCCGTGTTATCCTCCATCGGGTTCATTTTTTTGCCTGACCCTTTGCTGGAGAAGATTGAGACTGGAGACGTCTTCGGAAGTGTTGATTATGGTCTTTTTATCCAGCATACGGAATATTCTTCCAAGCTGTTATCCAGACTCCCGCATTTTGAGGACGTTTGTACAAAACTCTCTTTGCAGGAGGCCCACTATATGGCGGAAGGCAGTGATGGAGGTTTTTCCATAGACGAAATACCTCTCGGAGCAAGGATTTTAAAGGTTGTTTCCGATTACGACAGACTCAAGTCTGGAGGACGAGGGGCGGGCGAAGCTCTTGCCATGATGAAATTACGGACGGATAGATATGATCCGAAAGTCGTCAAAGCTCTTGGTCACATTTTGGGTTCCGAGGCACAATACCATATCCGCGAGGTGTATCCTTTGGGCCTTACCGAAGGAATGGAGTTGGCCGAAGATGTTTATGGAGTAGTTAAAGGCAAAAAAATGAAGTTCTTGTCAAAAGAGCAGGTGCTTGATTCTAGAATAATAGACTACATCCATAGAAATGCAGAAAATATAGTAGATATAACAAAAAAAATAACCATAAAAGAAAGAAATATATTCTAA
- a CDS encoding ornithine--oxo-acid transaminase — protein MKQSDYIELEDKFGAQNYKPLDVVIERGEGVWVWDVEGNKYMDCLSAYSAVNQGHCHPRIKKAMQDQLDKLTLTSRAFRNDQLGLFYEELCSLTNSHKILPMNSGAEAVETAIKAVRKWGYMVKGVPDDRAEIIVCADNFHGRTISIVGFSTDPVSRRGFGPFTPGFKVIPFGDHKALENAITPDTVGFLLEPIQGEAGVIIPPDGYLKKVRKICTANNVTLILDEIQTGLGRTGRLLAEEHEGIEADITLIGKALSGGFYPVSAVLSNSEVLGVLKPGEHGSTFGGNPLACAVAREAMKVLKEENLIRNADEMGQRFLSGLNSISNSKIREVRGRGLLLAVEFKLDAGGARQYCEKLKASGLLCKETHDNIIRFAPPLVITADQVDWALERIKPVLST, from the coding sequence ATGAAACAGTCCGACTACATTGAACTTGAAGACAAATTTGGCGCGCAAAACTACAAACCGCTTGATGTTGTAATAGAAAGAGGCGAGGGGGTCTGGGTCTGGGATGTGGAAGGAAACAAATACATGGACTGCCTTTCCGCATACTCCGCTGTGAATCAGGGTCACTGCCACCCGCGCATTAAAAAAGCCATGCAGGACCAACTCGATAAACTGACTCTGACTTCAAGGGCTTTCCGCAACGACCAGTTAGGACTTTTTTACGAAGAACTCTGTTCCCTGACCAACTCCCACAAAATTCTGCCCATGAACAGCGGCGCTGAAGCCGTTGAAACGGCAATCAAAGCAGTGCGCAAATGGGGGTACATGGTCAAGGGGGTTCCAGATGACCGTGCTGAAATCATCGTCTGCGCTGACAATTTCCATGGTCGGACCATCTCCATTGTAGGTTTTTCCACCGATCCGGTCTCCCGGCGCGGCTTCGGTCCCTTTACCCCCGGCTTCAAGGTCATCCCTTTCGGCGACCACAAGGCCCTTGAAAATGCCATTACCCCGGATACCGTAGGTTTTCTGCTGGAACCCATTCAGGGCGAAGCCGGAGTCATTATTCCCCCGGACGGTTACCTAAAAAAAGTGCGCAAAATATGTACAGCCAACAATGTAACCCTGATTCTCGATGAAATCCAGACCGGACTGGGACGCACAGGCAGACTGTTGGCCGAAGAGCATGAAGGAATTGAAGCGGACATAACCCTCATCGGCAAAGCCCTTTCCGGCGGCTTTTATCCGGTCTCGGCTGTACTTTCCAATAGCGAGGTCCTAGGCGTGCTCAAACCCGGAGAACACGGTTCAACCTTCGGCGGCAACCCACTGGCCTGCGCTGTGGCAAGGGAAGCCATGAAGGTACTCAAAGAAGAAAACCTGATCCGTAATGCCGATGAAATGGGACAAAGATTTCTTTCTGGGCTGAACTCAATCAGCAACAGCAAAATAAGAGAAGTCCGTGGCCGCGGTTTGCTGCTAGCTGTAGAATTCAAGCTCGATGCAGGCGGCGCGCGACAGTATTGCGAAAAACTTAAAGCAAGTGGACTGCTTTGCAAGGAAACCCACGACAATATCATCAGATTCGCACCTCCGCTGGTGATTACCGCAGATCAAGTGGACTGGGCACTCGAACGTATTAAACCTGTTCTCTCTACCTAA
- a CDS encoding response regulator has protein sequence MSQSIRFATIITGLLIFFFVSIIPTFAFQEELRFDRLSLSEGLSQSSILCMQQDSRGFLWFGTYDGLNRYDGRKIKIYKGGPEKGTLSDGNIRSLYEDKSGILWIGTKGGGLNRYNRLTDSFENHQPIPGDSNSLSDKDVSAIFEDSKDRLWIGTHKGLNLFNRNTKTFTRFQRSDLPGSISHDEIRSISEDQQGRIWVGTAAGLNLFNDEQRTFKNFLNNPKNSNSLCDDTVLCFYQQKRNELWVGTKKGISILDLSTEKFKTLFRSLEINDIYEDNSGNLWLGTIEGLAKRDPATATALPEKMNFDFFRNNQLDHQSLSSNKVTKILEDNSGVIWVGTYTDGLSKLPPKMQAFGILKRQPWKKNTLSGLEVSAVLEDREGLLWVGTYKNGLNTYDSRTGEIKTYSTKSPEPWKLSGNRINCIFQDSSGLVWVGTRKNGAFVIDKTKGIIKRYKWDKKNPNSLSQNNIWWIYEGSMDYIWIGTSKKGLNRLDRKTGDFKRYNHSDSDPSSLGHRRVRNIFEDSNNNFWVCTNAGLNLMDRDKGTFKHYRHELGNPQSLSNNRVTPVAEAADGSLWLGTDSGLNRFDPVSGIFTRYTVKNGLANDGIQGLCLDNKGYVWVSTFKGISRLDPVSGQVWNFGPSDGLQGIEFWINSYNKGQSGKMYFGGLKGLNMFDPRNIKINLTPPPVVITGLTIMGAPADLETNITESKKVTLSWKNAMFSFQFAALDYQNPKLNKYQYQLEGFNDEWIDASPDATATFTNFDHGSYTFRVRGSNSDGIWNKQGASLKLTIIPPFWKTLWFKSGLGFMAIVLFFLIVRQRTRRVEKQKKMLENEVENRTADLNQEIEEHKKTEKRLEQAILKTEEANEAKSAFLASMSHEIRTPLNSILGVADLLKNTELSDEQGEYVNIFESSGEILLTIINDILDFSKIEANHVKLESIPVDLLQETESLMSLQATAASARHVELVMRYKPDVPEVVLGDSTRIRQILLNILANAVKFTNSGEVALIVSRTTERNSQDNITFTISDTGIGIAPEKLESIFEPFSQADSSTTRRYGGSGLGLSISRKLTELMGGTISASSTPGKGSTFMVTLPLPRAQEKHTPAQPDLGYSEILVAARNPETLSSICETLNYFKGTTTPCSTVESLKMLLSSPQEDKYKLLIYDLNLKNAHGLELLQILQKEGVKLPPVLMLQQGACFDRNLLNQGIAGRGQPLPASRRLLLRNIMDQLEISCKLEDQTKGTNCQELPPIKILLTEDNIPNRDLIRHFLKGTNTTLAMAADGAQGLRLALNDNFDIILLDMEMPIMDGPEFLVKFREYEKENNLPATGIIALTAHVSADYREKCISAGADEFLSKPIKRDTLLQTILNIYNKTR, from the coding sequence ATGTCACAGAGCATCAGATTTGCGACAATAATCACAGGGTTACTGATATTCTTCTTTGTCTCTATAATACCCACATTTGCTTTTCAGGAAGAATTAAGGTTTGACCGGCTTTCTCTAAGTGAGGGATTATCGCAATCCTCCATTCTGTGCATGCAACAGGATTCACGTGGCTTTCTCTGGTTCGGAACATATGATGGACTGAACCGCTATGATGGTAGAAAAATCAAAATATACAAAGGGGGCCCAGAAAAAGGCACCCTTTCTGACGGCAATATCCGTTCACTATATGAAGACAAATCCGGAATTTTATGGATAGGGACCAAGGGAGGCGGGCTAAATCGCTATAACCGCTTGACCGACAGCTTTGAAAACCATCAGCCCATCCCCGGAGATTCCAATTCACTTTCCGATAAAGATGTAAGCGCAATATTCGAGGATTCAAAAGACCGTTTATGGATCGGTACTCACAAAGGCCTCAATCTCTTTAACCGCAATACAAAAACATTTACCCGCTTCCAACGCTCCGATCTTCCGGGCAGCATCAGCCATGATGAAATCAGATCCATTTCAGAAGACCAGCAAGGCCGAATCTGGGTAGGAACCGCAGCCGGACTGAACTTGTTTAATGATGAGCAAAGAACATTTAAAAACTTTCTGAACAACCCGAAAAATTCAAACTCCCTCTGCGACGACACGGTACTCTGCTTTTACCAGCAAAAGAGGAATGAACTATGGGTAGGGACCAAGAAAGGCATTTCCATCCTTGATCTGAGCACGGAAAAATTCAAGACCCTGTTCCGCTCACTTGAAATAAACGACATTTATGAAGACAATTCGGGCAACCTCTGGCTCGGCACGATTGAAGGGCTCGCTAAGAGAGACCCTGCGACCGCAACTGCGCTCCCTGAAAAAATGAACTTTGATTTCTTCAGGAACAATCAGCTCGATCACCAAAGCCTGAGCAGCAACAAAGTCACTAAAATACTGGAAGATAACTCCGGGGTCATCTGGGTCGGCACTTACACTGACGGCCTGAGCAAGCTTCCCCCGAAAATGCAGGCTTTCGGCATCCTGAAAAGGCAGCCGTGGAAGAAAAACACCCTTTCGGGCCTTGAAGTCAGCGCAGTACTTGAGGACAGGGAAGGTCTGCTTTGGGTCGGGACCTATAAAAACGGTCTCAACACCTACGATTCCCGAACCGGCGAAATCAAAACCTACAGCACCAAATCTCCTGAACCATGGAAACTTTCCGGCAACAGGATCAACTGCATTTTTCAGGACAGTTCCGGGCTGGTCTGGGTCGGGACGCGCAAAAATGGCGCCTTTGTAATTGATAAGACGAAAGGAATTATCAAAAGATATAAATGGGACAAAAAGAATCCCAATTCCCTGAGCCAGAACAATATCTGGTGGATATACGAAGGCAGCATGGACTATATCTGGATCGGGACCAGCAAAAAAGGGCTCAACCGACTTGATCGCAAAACCGGAGATTTCAAGCGCTATAACCACTCGGATTCCGATCCGAGCAGCCTCGGACATAGAAGAGTCCGCAACATTTTCGAAGACAGCAACAACAATTTCTGGGTCTGCACCAATGCCGGCTTAAACCTTATGGACCGGGACAAAGGAACCTTCAAGCACTACCGCCATGAACTGGGAAACCCACAATCCCTTTCTAACAACCGGGTAACTCCAGTTGCCGAGGCTGCGGATGGCTCGCTCTGGCTGGGAACAGATTCCGGCTTAAATAGATTCGATCCGGTAAGTGGTATCTTCACCCGCTACACAGTTAAGAACGGCCTTGCCAATGACGGCATTCAGGGACTCTGTCTAGACAACAAAGGATACGTCTGGGTTTCAACCTTCAAAGGAATCTCCCGGCTTGATCCGGTCAGCGGGCAGGTTTGGAACTTCGGCCCTTCAGACGGGCTGCAAGGTATTGAGTTCTGGATCAATTCCTACAACAAAGGCCAGAGCGGAAAAATGTATTTCGGCGGTTTGAAAGGATTGAACATGTTCGATCCCCGCAACATAAAAATTAATCTCACCCCCCCTCCGGTGGTTATTACCGGACTGACAATCATGGGGGCTCCTGCCGATCTGGAAACGAACATTACTGAATCAAAAAAAGTAACCCTGTCATGGAAAAATGCCATGTTCAGCTTTCAGTTCGCGGCTCTGGACTACCAGAACCCGAAACTGAACAAATACCAATACCAACTTGAAGGCTTTAACGACGAATGGATAGATGCATCCCCTGACGCCACTGCCACATTCACCAACTTCGACCATGGCAGCTACACCTTCAGAGTCCGGGGTTCCAACAGCGACGGCATCTGGAATAAACAAGGTGCCAGCCTGAAACTAACCATTATTCCACCATTCTGGAAAACATTATGGTTCAAATCCGGATTGGGCTTCATGGCGATTGTGCTCTTCTTCCTTATTGTGCGCCAGCGCACCCGGAGAGTGGAAAAACAAAAGAAGATGTTGGAAAATGAAGTTGAAAACAGGACAGCAGACCTTAATCAGGAGATTGAAGAACATAAAAAAACTGAAAAACGACTTGAGCAGGCCATCCTGAAAACCGAAGAAGCCAACGAGGCTAAGAGTGCCTTCCTCGCTAGTATGAGCCATGAAATCCGCACACCCTTGAACTCCATTCTGGGGGTTGCCGACCTGCTCAAGAACACCGAACTGTCAGACGAACAAGGCGAGTATGTTAATATTTTTGAATCCTCCGGCGAGATACTGCTGACCATTATCAATGATATTCTCGATTTTTCCAAAATCGAAGCTAATCATGTAAAACTGGAATCCATTCCCGTGGACCTGCTGCAAGAAACCGAATCGCTCATGAGTCTTCAGGCCACAGCCGCATCCGCACGCCATGTAGAATTGGTCATGCGTTACAAACCGGATGTGCCGGAAGTTGTCCTCGGCGACTCCACCCGCATACGCCAGATACTGCTCAACATTCTTGCCAATGCTGTCAAGTTCACCAACAGCGGCGAGGTGGCCTTGATAGTTTCGCGCACAACGGAAAGAAATTCTCAGGACAATATCACGTTCACTATCTCCGATACCGGCATCGGGATAGCACCGGAAAAACTGGAATCCATTTTCGAACCATTTTCACAGGCGGATTCTTCAACCACCCGCAGATACGGAGGCTCCGGACTCGGACTTTCTATCAGCCGCAAACTGACTGAACTTATGGGCGGTACCATTTCAGCCAGCAGCACTCCCGGCAAAGGCAGCACCTTCATGGTCACCCTGCCCCTGCCCCGTGCTCAGGAAAAGCATACCCCGGCGCAACCGGATCTTGGATATTCCGAAATACTGGTTGCAGCACGCAATCCCGAAACCCTGAGTTCAATTTGCGAAACCCTGAACTATTTCAAAGGCACCACAACACCATGTTCCACTGTGGAAAGTCTGAAAATGCTGCTTTCATCCCCGCAGGAAGACAAATACAAATTGCTCATCTACGACCTTAATTTGAAGAATGCCCACGGTTTGGAGCTGCTTCAGATACTTCAGAAGGAAGGAGTGAAACTTCCTCCGGTGCTGATGCTCCAGCAGGGAGCCTGCTTTGACAGGAACCTCCTTAATCAAGGTATTGCCGGACGCGGACAACCACTACCAGCTTCGCGTAGATTACTCCTACGCAACATTATGGATCAGCTTGAAATATCCTGCAAACTGGAAGACCAAACCAAAGGAACCAACTGTCAGGAACTGCCGCCCATAAAAATTCTGCTGACTGAAGACAACATCCCCAACCGGGATCTGATCAGACATTTCCTCAAAGGAACAAACACCACTCTGGCCATGGCAGCTGACGGAGCACAGGGATTGAGGCTGGCTTTGAACGATAATTTTGATATTATCCTGCTGGATATGGAAATGCCGATCATGGACGGCCCTGAATTTCTCGTTAAATTCAGAGAATATGAAAAGGAAAACAATCTTCCCGCAACCGGAATAATAGCACTTACGGCCCACGTATCCGCGGATTACAGAGAGAAATGTATCTCAGCCGGAGCGGATGAATTTTTATCCAAGCCCATTAAAAGGGACACCCTGCTACAAACAATTTTAAATATTTACAACAAAACCAGATAA